GCTCAACGGCGTGGACCAGCTGGGTTACCTCCAGCACCACCAAGACGCCATCACTGCCTACGAACAACGCGTGGAGAAAGCTGCATGAGAGCGCACATCGTCACCCTGCCCGGCGACGGCGTCGGCCCCGAAGTCACTGCAGCGGCCGTCGCCGTGCTCGACGCGGTTGCCGCGCACTACGACCATCATTTTCATTTCGAGGAACATCAGATCGGCGGTTGCGCCATCGATGCCACCGGCGAACCGTTGCCGACCGCATCGCTGGAAGCATGCAAGGCCGCTGACGCGGTGTTGCTCGGCGCCGTCGGCGGCCCCAAGTGGTCCGATCCGAATGCACCGGTGCGCCCAGAACAGGGTTTGCTCGCGCTGCGCGCTGCGCTGGGCGTGTACGCCAACCTGCGCCCGCTGCAGGTTCATCCCGCGCTGGCTGAGCTGTCACCGCTGAAGAACGAGAAGCTGAAGGATGTCGACGTGCTGTTCGTGCGCGAACTGACCGGTGGCGCGTACTTCGGCGCCAAGACGCGCACCATCGACACCGCCATCGACGAGTGCAAGTACACCGTGGCTGAAGTTGAGCGCGTGACGCGCCGTGCCTTCGAACTGGCACGCGAACGCCGCAAGCACGTCACCTCGGTGGACAAAGCCAACGTGCTGGAAACCTCGCGCCTGTGGCGCACTACGGTGCAGCGTATTGCCGCGGAGTATCCGGATGTGAAGCTGGAGCACCAACTGGTCGACTCGATGGCGATGCTGCTTCTCACGCAGCCAGGCAAGTACGACGTGGTCGTCACCGAAAACCTGTTCGGCGACATCCTCACCGATGAGGC
This genomic window from Dyella terrae contains:
- the leuB gene encoding 3-isopropylmalate dehydrogenase, yielding MRAHIVTLPGDGVGPEVTAAAVAVLDAVAAHYDHHFHFEEHQIGGCAIDATGEPLPTASLEACKAADAVLLGAVGGPKWSDPNAPVRPEQGLLALRAALGVYANLRPLQVHPALAELSPLKNEKLKDVDVLFVRELTGGAYFGAKTRTIDTAIDECKYTVAEVERVTRRAFELARERRKHVTSVDKANVLETSRLWRTTVQRIAAEYPDVKLEHQLVDSMAMLLLTQPGKYDVVVTENLFGDILTDEAAALAGSLGLLPSASLGEGKAGLYEPIHGSAPDIAGQGVANPTGAILSAAMLLRHSLGLEEEASTVEAAVADVLEHGPHTRDIGGSAGTKDVLNAVLAALDEHACNAAAFLRWGRACG